In Hemicordylus capensis ecotype Gifberg chromosome 4, rHemCap1.1.pri, whole genome shotgun sequence, the genomic window CTCATGAGCCGAGATGTTGTTATAGGAGATCACGTTTGTAGGGTTTGAAATTAtagatttaaacaaacaaacaaaccaggaacTCCAGTAGTCTTTCGTGGTGTTTCCGGTCAATAATCCTAATATTCTTGCCCTTTCCCATCAGGGAGGTAGTTGGTAATGATTTGGCACCTCATAAGGATATGAAAGCTTGATATTCGATGCCTGCAGCGTGTTAAGTGCTGTTGAAAAAAGTGTGGCCAGGTTTCCATCTCCAAAATGGGGTTCCAGTTCACTTTATAAGTACCGAAACAAGTGTGTGTGTTCCTGTGACCATCTCCTGATTACTTGGGGTATATTTTCCAAGCAGAGAGATGGAAGGAAACACAGAGCTCTCTTGACAACAGGCATCCCTTTTCCAACACCTACTCTTTATTGCAGCTTAATCATAAACGATTGAATGAAGCGCACCACCGACACACTCACCTAAAAGCTAAACACAACAGAAGAGGCTGACTACTTATTTTCAGTATGTATAATCCAGAGAGATCTGGTGGGTGGATGATAGAATCCCAGAAAGTTAAGAGTCAACACAGTCCCCAATATTGCTTGCTCTTTATTATACCAAAAAAAGTGAAAATACGCTGGTCTCTTGCTCTTTTGAAATAGCTCTTCACTGTTTTCTCTGaacttctctcctccctccccccactctgctTTTTGAACCCggtgttctttaaaaacaaaaaacaaaaacaggcccTCTTTTTAGATGTGGTCAACAAGGTCAGGCTTACCCTGGTAGGCCTTTGCTTTGCTACCTGTTCTTTTCACCTGTTGTAACAATTCCACAGCTGAGATGGTATCTTAAATTCAGCTGATCTAGTCTTTGCTACATTCCTCCTTCTGTGCCCCTACCCCCTTTAGGTACCAGGTCCTGCTTTCCTTGCTCACCCCAAAGTACACAGGGAATTATGGGTAAAATCCTAGGGAATATGTACAGTTTCTGGCAAATTGCTGAAAGGCCATGTTATTGGTTTCCAGGAGTATAGACTTAACAACACTCCTGCCGTATGGCCCATATCCAACCAGATCTGAAAGAAAAAGGGCAGACGATGTGCAACAAAAGGACACAGCTATCTCCCTTTTCTCCGAGGTGCGGCTTTATACTAGCTGCTGTTGTACATCCCCACAAAGGGCTTGACGTCCCTCCTATATTTTTACAGCTCTTTCCAGTTTAGCACTGGCTCCCCTTGTTTATGCTGAAAGCAAAAGGTAAAAAATCTTTTCAAAGAGAGAATTTGCAAGGCAACAATAACAAATTTTCCCTTCAAGAAGGCTGGGTAGAACAGGGATGAGAAGACGTATCGAAAGTAAATAAGGAACACATCATCTTTCAAAACTGGCTGTTCCAAAAAGCAAAGAGCTTGACCGAAACATAACCTTCAGTGTGTGATATTACAAAAGATCCGAGTGCATCTTTTTAAAGTCACAGGGACTAGAAGCTGCAAGCCGCCTGAAGGTCTGGGAGCCAGGCAGTCCTGTTCTTGTAGGGAATATTCTGCTTGTTACAATTTTGTAAAAAGGTGAGGTCAAACCTTGGCAGAATGGAGAAGCCACGATACTGTATCATGAGAGTTGTGCTTTTAGTGGTAGTCATACAATGTTTATGCTGGGCAAAGGTGTTTTGAGGTGCCTTCAGCTTTTACAGACTTCTCATTCAAGCTGAACATACAAAGTTTAGGAAGGTTTTTGCCCTTGCCCGTTTAGAAAGAAAATCAGTTTCATTTCTGTCTATGCAGTTCTGGCCAAAGGAGACTAACAGTATAATCCTAATCATGTTgactcagaagcaagccccactgcGTTTCAGGAGGCTTAAGCAAGTGTGGTTAGGGCTGAAACCTTGCAGcccgatcctatgcatgtttactctgaagtacaTCTCATTGGGTTCCATTTAGTCCAAGATAAAGGATTACAGTGACCCTATAGACTAATTTGGGTGTAACCCCCAATGAATTCAATAGAACTAAGTAAAAGCAGGTTTAGGATTGGGCTATAAATAGTTATGGAAGAAGGAGAAAGCATATGCACTGTGCTAAAAGGAGATCATCCCGTAAAATGCAGTATAGATGCCCTACTGATCTCACAATGCCAATACTATCCTGTTGTTATTTTAATCAATATGTTAGTCCAAAATGTAGGCATAATCAGGTTATATTACATTCTCTTGCCAATGCACAAGCACCAGAGCATTGTTCCTAGTTGTACTACCTTCCAGCCCTCTAATGAACTGACGTACACGCTTTCTCCTTCGCTTAACCTCGTTCAGCCTGGCAGGGTTCGGTTTCATGGGAATTATTTGTTTTGCCCGAAGAAGGATGGGAGATGCTCAGAGCTCCCATTTCTACTACCCACATGTCGGTTTGGCACAAGGTATTCTCTCAAAGTGCTCTCTGCCCTTAGCTTAGGATGACATCTATTTTGCCAGATTTCAATTTACTTGACAGTTGATAACAAGGGGGGAAATGGTATAACAACTCATATAAACTACTGCACAGACACCTTCATTTCCCCATGATTAGTGTGCAAGTAACTAGATGAGACCCAGATGTGTTTACTGCCTGTCCCCTGATTTAACTGGGACTGATTTCTGAATAAACTCATTTAGGATCAGAGTCCAGACCTTCTTGAGTTAAGTGAGACTTTCAAGCACATTGGGAGAGACTGAGAAACTAGTCGAATAATTTCCAGAAAGGTAactgtgttagtctgttgcagccaAAACAACAGGGTTTTGTGGCACGTTAAAGATTAAGAAATGTATTGTAGCATAAGAAATGGAGTAAACGCTACCAAAATACatgttagtctttaaagtgccacagatTGTTTTTAACAGAAACATATAGGTGGAAAACAGAGAGATTTCCCACGGTTCAACTCTCTGCACTGATACAAGATTCTTCACAGAGATTATTCCACCACCagttcaaataataataataataattaataatacaaagTTGGCCTGCCAGTTTTCACCTATGACAGCTCAGCAGCTATGATAGGTCCTAAACTCTTATCCTTGTCGCACTGACTAGCCTCTTGGCAACGCATCCTTGGCATCCCAAACGAAGGCAAATTTTCTATAGCATCggtgcctgttctgaatggatCGACCATCTTTTATTCCAGCATAGAGCACTGCGGGGATGCAACAGATGGAGTTTCTCCGTCATGGTATCTCCTAGTCTGGTTTCCTGCTCCGACATTTGGAAGCAGCTCTGGATCTTCGCCTCTCATCCGGCTGTAAAAGGGGGTGAGGGAGGTGGCAACAGTCCTATGGATGCAGGCTGCAGCCCATCAGTGAGCGAAGCTCCTAAAAGGAAGTGGGCTACTCCTATTCCAAAGCACTCTCTTGGAAGTGATGCTAACTTGAAATACAGGCGTCTGTATTCAAACTAGGCCAGGTTAGGGGAGGATAAGGTGCAGCCTATTATGCGCCCCAAGCCCTGGAGATGGGGCGGGCTATAAACCCGCAGAATTACAAATCCAGTCCAATCCGTGGGAGGTGCTTGCAGGTAAGGAGGATCAAAGGTGTAGCAACAAGAACACGCGGGTTGGGTTCACGTGTGAAGCCGGCTCAATGTgtgtccctttctctccccctccccccgccacttccGTCAGGTGATGAAGCTGGGGAACCCGGAGATCGCCCGGCGGTTGCTGCTGCGGGGCGCCGACCCCGACCTGAAAGACGCCACCGGCTTCGCTGTCCTGCACGACGCAGCCCGCGCCGGCTTCCTGGACACCCTGCAGACTTTGCTGGAGTTCCAGGCGGACGTGAACGTGGAGGATAAGGAAGGCAACCTGCCTTTGCACTGGGCAGCCCAAGAGGGCCACCTGCCTGTCGTGGCCTTCCTGCTGGAGCGCACGGCCAGCCGCGTGCAGCATCGCAACCACAAGGGAGCCACCGCCTATGACCTAGCCAGGCTTTACAAGAGGCATGCCGTCGCCCAACTGCTcgaaggc contains:
- the CDKN2C gene encoding cyclin-dependent kinase 4 inhibitor C, whose protein sequence is MAEPFANELASAAARGDLVQVTNLLERNVNVNAQNGFGRTALQVMKLGNPEIARRLLLRGADPDLKDATGFAVLHDAARAGFLDTLQTLLEFQADVNVEDKEGNLPLHWAAQEGHLPVVAFLLERTASRVQHRNHKGATAYDLARLYKRHAVAQLLEGRQQQQ